A window of the Brachyhypopomus gauderio isolate BG-103 chromosome 14, BGAUD_0.2, whole genome shotgun sequence genome harbors these coding sequences:
- the ank2b gene encoding ankyrin-2b isoform X2: protein MEYKVDNGADDSKFERLPLLPESVTEYIPTVSAHRSYSPESVISDSVEFEPSFEEYFTHEDRPESPNSLMTGIEKRPLSADSVPEYRPMSPESIILLSDIRGSSPESVSACRPLSPDSPIPQYSAVIFEPIAVLGCRSSSTESLASDTDNELDNFTTAAIDYRPSSSISLASVDESRPLPPESPIPDFGPSFLESIGPLYRNRSCSPESMCSDSIEYESFLGDLLNTEQRAESPDSFVSEFEDRPLSPDSIPEYRPMSPEAIKLLSDIRRSSPESYESMNEFRPLSPDSPVPQFSSLIFEPVPVTQYRSSSPDSLESDVDFELNVFTAADFGCRSLSLDSVASVDENRPLSPDSPVLDFRTVFTDSTLPVSIHRSFSLESVISDSVEFEPSFEEFFSYEDRPESPNSLMTEIEERPHSADSVPEYRPMSPESIILLSDIRGSSPESVSACRPLSPDSPIPQYSAVIFEPVAVLGCRSSSTESLASDTDNELDNFTTAAFDYRLSSSISLASVDESRPLPPESPIPDFGPSFLESIGPLYRNRSCSPESMCSDSIEYESFLGDLLNTEQRAESPDSFVSEFEDRPLSPDSIPEYRPMSPEAIKLLSDIRRSSPESYESMNEFRPLSPDSPVPQFSSLIFEPVPVTQYRSSSPDSLESDVDYELNVFTAADFGCRSLSLDSVASVDENRPLSPDSPVLDFRTVFTDSTLPVSIHRSFSLESVISDSVEFEPSFEEFFSYEDRPESPNSLMTEIEERPHSADSVPEYRPMSPESIILLSDIRGSSPESVSACRPLSPDSPIPQYSAVIFEPVAVLGCRSSSTESLASDTDNELDNFTTAAFDYRPSSSISLASVDESRPLPPESPIPDFGPSFLESIGPLYRNRSCSPESMCSDSIEYESFLGDLLNTEQRAESPDSFVSEFEDRPLSPDSIPEYRPMSPEAIKLLSDIRRSSPESYESMNEFRPLSPDSPVPQFSSLILEPVPVTQYRSSSPDSLESDVDFELNVFTAADFGCRSLSLDSVASVDENRPLSPDSPVLDFRTVFTDSTLPVSIHRSFSLESVISDSVEFEPSFEEFFSYEDRPESPNSLMTEIEERPHSADSVPEYRPMSPESIILLSDIRGSSPESVSACRPLSPDSPIPQYSAVIFEPVAVLGCRSSSTESLASDTDNELDNFTTAAFDYRPSSSISLASVDESRPLPPESPIPDFGPSFLESIGPLYRNRSCSPESMCSDSIEYESFLGDLLNTEQRAESPDSFVSEFEDRPLSPDSIPEYRPMSPEAIKLLSDNRRSSPESYESMNEFRPLSPDSPVPQFSSLIFEPVPVTQYRSSSPDSLESDVDYELNVFTAADFGCRSLSLDSVASVDENRPLSPDSPVLDFRTVFTDSTLPVSIHRSFSLESVISDSVEFEPSFEEFFTHEERPESPNSLMTEIEERPHSADSVPEYRPMSPESIILLSDIRGSSPESVSACRPLSPDSPIPQYSAVIFEPVAVLGCRSSSTESLASDTDNELDHFTTAAFDYRPSSSISLASVDESRPLPPESPIPDFGPSFLESIGPLYRTRSCSPESICSDSIEYESFIGDLLNTEQRAESPDSFVFEFEDRPLSPDSIPEYRPMSPESILLLDVRRSSPESYDSLNEFRPLSPDSPVPQFSSLFFEPAPVNISLQSPIPVYAQEVADSEYFCFSDFDPYLRPDSPESGVHLSIDDQFLSDSLNKYKYIKEMPIKWYRSDSPESVTSDIEFELNVLSFPITDCTPLPQEASEKTTCHAGMLLLEKTAVREIPWNENRPLFSDCPVKDRHLTQTNTQIKDVRLLTSRDFGHSRSDPTVSETKPEPLLKENVIMVPQYKLVYKTVPLTLRSHIYDPQYRGEIFFPKTGIFEYTGCKMEIVQSYCTTDESVSITDQNGKTPSAALGTSKISKCDSDSLHVSHDNSLTESISSSLLQSMKQDRQSCEFTEENHASVPDSLGVFTPLEHEYCVEMSDRRASSPESVTSLNAFRPLTPDSPIFMNIPSLPYTGMVHSEIRPSSPDSLCSVNEFRRLSPDSPIPDFLGCLPVPDEQEFQFRPLPVTSESNVMEISPIISDLQAFDLTLIPLEKLYLMHPQSAELDTEQRPISPISDIFKCDSESISSLSVSSESACRCPSPEALGLDIEFNSAATPDYLIFEMDYRPESPESVISETQCKDVLDEISPVLATSLQEAVKQDKESHCTSNVALLHVVSAEKDKPKTVNIHESYLAMSEPQEQSQRSFKDDPNSDSKTLLSYQEVFSESEQEKNIESRQKQYPRKKEVKTSCADEQDGGDINTQGFEVKQELEFQDKHIKERSYYTSENVVSQESNSRALQDKVSEKDIEFKSQIMRELTMSHGVTCSTALLKDATHSGESSSTVQDCGQVAILEHKLELIASSLSCESSLEPGVSDHKSLPNAHEGNTSPSPYLEDVHPMTSFKQSLKQSKASGLSQIHTPPFQFYLRTSNRTVTPNLSSSTSPIFSFNDTPSDYRNVVSSSLRTVSAGTEIPPTDLSPLSPVFSELDSDQGPSVHSLLTTDQTVAEATGSFQFSPDFQQVLSEFEKTLTSLERDKPGMVFSETSLSPSSKDMTHKLKISKESTEPPDDLRLLDIGLKVKVRPAHADSLESEHEFFDCQQTFSDVSEPEIKSELLEVPNTIYKVEELPSLPSSPACDSLKCTPNLREHIEREDYQRPISWGSEELDLPIVLEPEDEYIDEQGEKDAYPYVYAREHPCAEELPPREEAQYDDDDDDDDDALGREIAEELGLLSDSSEEEVLTTRVVRRRVIIQGDEMPEIPPQAVTEEQYMDEHGNLVVKKITRKIIRKYFSADGTEREEVMVEGDQQEAITVDETDGFSKVVKRTVVKSGGNQTEVTFSEQLPAGGTTVSEFEVEPVQGRKVSKVVKTTVVQGERMEKQIGDPSLSADLPSAKDDFEKNPHA from the exons ATGGAATACAAAGTTGACAATGGAGCAGATGATTCTAAATTTGAGAGACTTCCCCTTTTACCTGAGTCAGTAACTGAATACATACCCACAGTGTCTGCACACAGGTCATATTCACCTGAGTCAGTGATTTCAGATTCTGTAGAATTTGAACCATCTTTTGAAGAGTATTTCACTCATGAAGACAGACCTGAGTCACCCAATTCCTTAATGACAGGAATAGAAAAACGACCACTTTCAGCAGACTCTGTTCCTGAATACAGACCTATGTCACCTGAATCTATTATCCTATTATCAGACATCAGAGGATCTTCACCCGAGTCAGTTAGTGCATGTAGACCATTATCTCCAGACTCACCAATACCACAGTACTCAGCAGTTATTTTTGAACCAATAGCAGTTCTTGGATGTAGATCATCCTCTACAGAGTCTTTAGCCTCAGATACAGATAATGAGTTAGATAATTTCACCACAGCAGCTATTGATTACAGACCTTCATCATCCATTTCATTGGCATCAGTAGATGAAAGCAGACCATTACCACCTGAATCACCTATACCAGATTTTGGACCATCATTCCTTGAGAGCATTGGGCCACTTTATAGAAATAGGTCATGTTCACCTGAATCCATGTGTTCAGATTCTATAGAATATGAATCATTTCTTGGAGACTTGCTTAATACTGAGCAGAGGGCAGAGTCACCTGATTCATTTGTATCTGAATTTGAAGACAGGCCTCTTTCACCAGATTCCATTCCTGAATACAGGCCTATGTCACCTGAGGCTATTAAATTACTGTCAGATATTAGAAGATCTTCACCAGAATCATATGAATCTATGAATGAATTTAGACCATTATCTCCTGATTCACCGGTACCACAGTTCTCCTCATTGATTTTTGAGCCAGTGCCAGTTACACAATACAGGTCATCTTCTCCAGATTCTTTGGAATCAGATGTGGATTTTGAACTAAACGTTTTCACTGCTGCAGATTTTGGTTGCAGGTCATTATCACTAGATTCAGTAGCATCTGTAGATGAAAACAGACCATTATCACCAGACTCACCTGTTCTCGACTTCAGAACAGTGTTCACTGATAGCACTCTGCCAGTGTCTATCCACAGGTCATTTTCACTTGAGTCAGTGATTTCAGATTCTGTAGAATTTGAACCATCTTTTGAAGAGTTTTTCTCTTATGAAGACAGACCTGAGTCACCCAATTCCTTAATGACAGAAATAGAAGAACGACCACATTCAGCAGACTCTGTTCCTGAATACAGACCTATGTCACCTGAATCTATTATCCTATTATCAGACATCAGAGGATCTTCACCCGAGTCAGTTAGTGCATGTAGACCATTATCTCCAGACTCACCAATACCACAGTACTCAGCAGTTATTTTTGAACCAGTAGCAGTTCTTGGATGTAGATCATCCTCTACAGAGTCTTTAGCCTCAGATACAGATAATGAGTTAGATAATTTCACCACAGCAGCTTTTGATTACAGACTTTCATCATCCATTTCATTGGCATCAGTAGATGAAAGCAGACCATTACCACCTGAATCACCTATACCAGATTTTGGACCATCATTCCTTGAGAGCATTGGGCCACTTTATAGAAATAGGTCATGTTCACCTGAATCCATGTGTTCAGATTCTATAGAATATGAATCATTTCTTGGAGACTTGCTTAATACTGAGCAGAGGGCAGAGTCACCTGATTCATTTGTATCTGAATTTGAAGACAGGCCTCTTTCACCAGATTCCATTCCTGAATACAGGCCTATGTCACCTGAGGCTATTAAATTACTGTCAGATATTAGAAGATCTTCACCAGAATCATATGAATCTATGAATGAATTTAGACCATTATCTCCTGATTCACCGGTACCACAGTTCTCCTCATTGATTTTTGAGCCAGTGCCAGTTACACAATACAGGTCATCTTCTCCAGATTCTTTGGAATCAGATGTGGATTATGAACTAAACGTTTTCACTGCTGCAGATTTTGGTTGCAGGTCATTATCACTAGATTCAGTAGCATCTGTAGATGAAAACAGACCATTATCACCAGACTCACCTGTTCTCGACTTCAGAACAGTGTTCACTGATAGCACTCTGCCAGTGTCTATCCACAGGTCATTTTCACTTGAGTCAGTGATTTCAGATTCTGTAGAATTTGAACCATCTTTTGAAGAGTTTTTCTCTTATGAAGACAGACCTGAGTCACCCAATTCCTTAATGACAGAAATAGAAGAACGACCACATTCAGCAGACTCTGTTCCTGAATACAGACCTATGTCACCTGAATCTATTATCCTATTATCAGACATCAGAGGATCTTCACCCGAGTCAGTTAGTGCATGTAGACCATTATCTCCAGACTCACCAATACCACAGTACTCAGCAGTTATTTTTGAACCAGTAGCAGTTCTTGGATGTAGATCATCCTCTACAGAGTCTTTAGCCTCAGATACAGATAATGAGTTAGATAATTTCACCACAGCAGCTTTTGATTACAGACCTTCATCATCCATTTCATTGGCATCAGTAGATGAAAGCAGACCATTACCACCTGAATCACCTATACCAGATTTTGGACCATCATTCCTTGAGAGCATTGGGCCACTTTATAGAAATAGGTCATGTTCACCTGAATCCATGTGTTCAGATTCTATAGAATATGAATCATTTCTTGGAGACTTGCTTAATACTGAGCAGAGGGCAGAGTCACCTGATTCATTTGTATCTGAATTTGAAGACAGGCCTCTTTCACCAGATTCCATTCCTGAATACAGGCCTATGTCACCTGAGGCTATTAAATTACTGTCAGATATTAGAAGATCTTCACCAGAATCATATGAATCTATGAATGAATTTAGACCATTATCTCCTGATTCACCGGTACCACAGTTCTCCTCATTGATTTTAGAGCCAGTGCCAGTTACACAATACAGGTCATCTTCTCCAGATTCTTTGGAATCAGATGTGGATTTTGAACTAAACGTTTTCACTGCTGCAGATTTTGGTTGCAGGTCATTATCACTAGATTCAGTAGCATCTGTAGATGAAAACAGACCATTATCACCAGACTCACCTGTTCTCGACTTCAGAACAGTGTTCACTGATAGCACTCTGCCAGTGTCTATCCACAGGTCATTTTCACTTGAGTCAGTGATTTCAGATTCTGTAGAATTTGAACCATCTTTTGAAGAGTTTTTCTCTTATGAAGACAGACCTGAGTCACCCAATTCCTTAATGACAGAAATAGAAGAACGACCACATTCAGCAGACTCTGTTCCTGAATACAGACCTATGTCACCTGAATCTATTATCCTATTATCAGACATCAGAGGATCTTCACCCGAGTCAGTTAGTGCATGTAGACCATTATCTCCAGACTCACCAATACCACAGTACTCAGCAGTTATTTTTGAACCAGTAGCAGTTCTTGGATGTAGATCATCCTCTACAGAGTCTTTAGCCTCAGATACAGATAATGAGTTAGATAATTTCACCACAGCAGCTTTTGATTACAGACCTTCATCATCCATTTCATTGGCATCAGTAGATGAAAGCAGACCATTACCACCTGAATCACCTATACCAGATTTTGGACCATCATTCCTTGAGAGCATTGGGCCACTTTATAGAAATAGGTCATGTTCACCTGAATCCATGTGTTCAGATTCTATAGAATATGAATCATTTCTTGGAGACTTGCTTAATACTGAGCAGAGGGCAGAGTCACCTGATTCATTTGTATCTGAATTTGAAGACAGGCCTCTTTCACCAGATTCCATTCCTGAATACAGGCCTATGTCACCTGAGGCTATTAAATTACTGTCAGATAATAGAAGATCTTCACCAGAATCATATGAATCTATGAATGAATTTAGACCATTATCTCCTGATTCACCGGTACCACAGTTCTCCTCATTGATTTTTGAGCCAGTGCCAGTTACACAATACAGGTCATCTTCTCCAGATTCTTTGGAATCAGATGTGGATTATGAACTAAACGTTTTCACTGCTGCAGATTTTGGTTGCAGGTCATTATCATTAGATTCAGTAGCATCTGTAGATGAAAACAGACCATTATCACCAGACTCACCTGTTCTCGACTTCAGAACAGTGTTCACTGATAGCACTCTGCCAGTGTCTATCCACAGGTCATTTTCACTTGAGTCAGTGATTTCAGATTCTGTAGAATTTGAACCATCTTTTGAAGAGTTTTTTACTCATGAAGAGAGACCTGAATCACCCAATTCCTTAATGACAGAAATAGAAGAACGACCACATTCAGCAGACTCTGTTCCTGAATACAGACCTATGTCACCTGAATCTATTATCCTATTATCAGACATCAGAGGATCTTCACCCGAGTCAGTTAGTGCATGTAGACCATTATCTCCAGACTCACCAATACCACAGTACTCAGCAGTTATTTTTGAACCAGTAGCAGTTCTTGGATGTAGATCATCCTCTACTGAGTCTTTAGCCTCAGATACAGATAATGAGTTAGATCATTTCACCACAGCAGCTTTTGATTACAGACCTTCATCATCCATTTCATTGGCATCAGTAGATGAAAGCAGGCCATTACCACCTGAATCACCTATACCAGATTTTGGACCATCATTCCTTGAGAGCATTGGGCCACTTTACAGAACTAGGTCATGTTCACCTGAATCCATATGTTCAGATTCTATAGAATATGAATCATTTATTGGAGACTTGCTTAATACTGAGCAGAGGGCAGAGTCACCTGATTCATTTGTATTTGAATTTGAAGACAGGCCTCTTTCACCAGATTCCATTCCTGAATACAGGCCTATGTCACCTGAGTCTATATTACTTTTAGACGTTAGAAGATCTTCACCAGAGTCATATGATTCTTTGAATGAATTTAGACCATTATCTCCTGATTCACCGGTACCACAGTTCTCTTCATTATTCTTTGAGCCAGCACCTGTAAATATTTCCCTTCAATCACCCATCCCTGTGTATGCACAAGAAGTTGCAGATTctgaatatttttgtttttccgATTTTGACCCATACTTACGACCAGACTCACCTGAATCAGGTGTACACCTGAGCATAGATGACCAGTTTCTCTCTGACTcattaaataaatacaaatatatcAAGGAAATGCCAATTAAATGGTACAGATCAGATTCACCCGAATCAGTTACATCAGATATAGAATTTGAGTTGAATGTGCTTTCATTTCCAATTACTGATTGTACACCCTTGCCCCAAGAAGCATCAGAAAAAACCACATGCCATGCAGGTATGTTATTATTAGAAAAAACTGCTGTAAGAGAAATCCCCTGGAATGAAAACAGACCTTTATTTTCAGACTGTCCAGTAAAGGACAGACATctgacacagacaaacacacaaattaaAGATGTTAGATTGCTCACTTCAAGAGACTTTGGCCATTCAAGAAGTGATCCAACAGTATCTGAGACTAAGCCTGAACCTCTGCTTAAGGAGAATGTCATTATGGTGCCTCAATACAAACTTGTATACAAAACTGTTCCTTTGACCCTCAGATCTCACATATATGATCCCCAATATAGGGGTGAAATCTTCTTTCCTAAAACTGGCATATTTGAGTATACTGGATGTAAAATGGAGATTGTCCAGAGTTATTGCACAACAGACGAGTCTGTCAGCATTACAGACCAAAATGGTAAAACACCATCTGCTGCTCTTGGAACTTCAAAAATTTCCAAGTGTGACTCTGATAGTTTACATGTATCTCATGATAATTCTCTGACAGAATCCATAAGTTCATCATTATTGCAGTCAATGAAACAAGATAGACAATCTTGTGAATTTACTGAGGAAAACCATGCGTCAGTCCCCGATTCCTtgggtgtgttcacacctctggAACATGAATACTGTGTAGAAATGTCAGACCGTAGAGCTTCTTCACCAGAGTCTGTTACATCCTTAAATGCATTCAGACCTCTCACACCTGATTCCCCAATATTCATGAATATACCTTCATTGCCTTATACAGGGATGGTGCACTCTGAAATTCGACCATCTTCACCAGATTCATTATGTTCTGTAAATGAATTCAGAAGACTTTCACCTGATTCTCCCATACCTGACTTTTTAGGCTGTTTACCCGTTCCAGATGAACAAGAATTTCAGTTTAGACCATTGCCTGTGACAAGTGAATCAAATGTAATGGAAATCTCGCCAATAATATCTGATTTACAAGCTTTTGATTTGACTTTGATACCTTTGGAAAAGTTGTACTTAATGCATCCACAATCAGCAGAGCTAGACACTGAGCAAAGGCCAATATCCCCTATTTCTGACATTTTCAAATGTGATTCTGAGTCAATTTCATCACTGTCTGTTTCATCTGAGTCTGCATGCAGATGCCCTTCCCCTGAAGCTTTAGGATTAGACATTGAATTTAACAGTGCTGCAACACCTGATtatttgatatttgaaatgGATTACCGCCCAGAAAGCCCTGAGTCAGTAATATCTGAAACACAGTGCAAAGATGTACTTGATGAAATAAGCCCAGTATTGGCAACATCTTTACAAGAAGCTGTAAAGCAAGATAAAGAATCTCACTGCACAAGTAATGTTGCATTGCTCCATGTTGTTTCAGCTGAAAAAGATAAACCAAAAACTGTGAACATACATGAATCATATTTAGCAATGTCAGAGCCTCAAGAACAGTCCCAGAGATCTTTCAAAGATGACCCGAACAGTGATAGCAAAACACTGCTCTCCTATCAAGAGGTTTTCTCAGAATCAGAACAGGAAAAGAACATTGAATCCAGACAGAAACAATATCCTCGAAAGAAGGAAGTAAAGACATCATGTGCAGATGAACAAGATGGTGGTGATATAAACACTCAAGGATTTGAAGTTAAACAGGAATTGGAGTTTCAGGACAAACATATTAAAGAAAGATCTTACTACACCAGTGAGAATGTAGTGTCTCAAGAATCCAATTCAAGG GCTCTTCAAGACAAAGTTTCAGAAAAGGATATTGAGTTCAAATCACAGATTATGAGAGAATTAACTATGAGTCATGGTGTCACATGTTCCACTGCTTTGCTTAAAGATGCCACTCACAGTGGGGAAAGCTCATCAACAGTTCAAGATTGTGGTCAAGTGGCCATTTTAGAACACAAGCTAGAATTAATTGCGTCTTCTTTGTCCTGTGAATCATCGCTAGAGCCAGGTGTAAGTGACCATAAGTCTCTACCCAATGCACATGAGGGAAACACATCTCCTAGTCCTTATTTGGAAGATGTTCATCCCATGACATCCTTCAAGCAATCACTCAAACAGTCCAAGGCATCAGGATTATCTCAAATACATACACCTCCTTTCCAGTTTTATCTGCGAACATCTAATAGAACAGTGACACCTAATTTGAGCAGCTCCACTTCACCCATTTTTAGTTTTAATGATACCCCTTCTGACTACAGAAATGTGGTTTCGAGTTCTTTGAGAACAGTATCTGCAGGCACTGAAATACCGCCCACTGATCTGAGTCCTCTGTCACCTGTCTTTAGTGAACTGGATTCTGACCAAGGGCCATCTGTGCATTCACTATTAACTACTGATCAGACAGTTGCTGAAGCCACTGGCTCTTTTCAGTTTTCCCCTGACTTCCAGCAAGTTCTTTCTGAATTTGAGAAAACATTAACAAGCCTTGAGAGAGATAAGCCAGGAATGGTCTTCAGTGAAACCTCATTATCACCTAGTTCCAAGGATATGACTCATAAACTTAAGATATCTAAAGAATCAACAGAGCCACCCGATGACCTTAGATTGTTGGACATTGGTCTGAAAGTTAAAGTAAGGCCTGCCCATGCTGATAGTTTAGAGTCAGAACATGAGTTCTTTGATTGCCAGCAAACGTTTTCAGATGTATCTGAACCAGAAATTAAATCAGAACTTTTAGAAGTACCTAACACAATTTACAAAGTTGAGGAACTTCCATCTTTGCCAAGCAGCCCAGCTTGTGACTCGTTAAAATGCACCCCCAATCTAAGGGAACATATAGAAAGAGAGGATTACCAACGTCCCATATCTTGGGGCAGTGAGGAGCTTGATTTGCCTATTGTTCTTGAACCAGAGGATGAATATATAGATGAACAAGGTGAAAAAGATGCATACCCTTATGTGTATGCACGTGAGCACCCCTGTGCTGAAGAGTTACCTCCAAGGGAGGAAGCCcaatatgatgatgatgatgatgatgatgatgatgctctAGGAAGG GAAATAGCAGAGGAGCTAGGCTTGCTGTCTGATAGCTCAGAGGAAGAGGTGTTAACCACCCGAGTGGTACGACGCAGAGTTATAATTCAG GGAGATGAGATGCCTGAGATTCCCCCTCAAGCTGTGACTGAGGAGCAATATATGGATGAGCATGGAAATCTGGTGGTCAAAAAG ATCACAAGGAAGATTATCCGCAAGTATTTCTCAGCAGATGGAACGGAGCGAGAGGAAGTAATGGTAGAAGGAGATCAGCAAGAAGCTATCACTGTGGACGAGACTGATGGCTTCTCCAAAGTGGTGAAAAGGACAGTGGTAAAAAGTGGGGGAAATCAGACCGAG GTGACTTTTTCGGAACAATTACCTGCTGGTGGGACAACAGTCTCAGAGTTTGAAGTAGAGCCTGTGCAGGGTCGGAAAGTCAGCAAGGTGGTTAAGACCACGGTGGTGCAGGGAGAACGAATGGAAAAGCAGATTGGTGACCCGTCATTATCGGCAGATCTCCCTTCAGCAAAAGACGACTTTGAAAAG AACCCGCATGCGTAA